In Thermococcus camini, a genomic segment contains:
- a CDS encoding NTP transferase domain-containing protein — translation MIIIMAGGKSSRMGREKPVLEVGNRPMLLRVYEETEKVGEVLVAVSRNTPRTKELCLREGISFVETPGNGYVEDLIYLLREFGPFVSVSADLPFLKASDVVAIEKAFDGRKSLTGVLPPKLVPKDLRPVVYRGYAIVGLNAVGTEGERFFELSNPLLALNVNTPEELKLAEGIARLVGR, via the coding sequence ATGATAATCATCATGGCCGGCGGAAAGTCGAGCAGAATGGGCCGGGAGAAGCCCGTCCTGGAAGTCGGAAATAGACCGATGCTCCTGCGCGTTTACGAGGAGACCGAAAAAGTTGGAGAAGTTCTCGTTGCCGTCTCCAGGAATACTCCCAGAACGAAGGAGCTCTGCCTCCGCGAGGGGATTTCCTTTGTTGAGACGCCGGGGAACGGCTACGTTGAGGACCTGATTTACCTCCTTCGCGAATTCGGGCCTTTCGTCAGCGTTTCCGCCGATCTGCCCTTCCTGAAGGCGAGTGATGTAGTGGCCATCGAGAAGGCCTTTGACGGGAGGAAGAGCCTGACGGGGGTCCTTCCCCCAAAGCTCGTTCCGAAGGACTTAAGACCTGTTGTTTATCGGGGCTACGCGATAGTCGGCCTCAACGCCGTCGGAACTGAGGGAGAGCGATTTTTCGAGCTGAGCAACCCGCTGTTGGCTCTCAACGTGAACACACCGGAAGAGTTAAAGCTCGCCGAGGGGATAGCGAGGCTGGTGGGAAGATGA